One genomic region from Cellulomonas fengjieae encodes:
- a CDS encoding FtsK/SpoIIIE domain-containing protein encodes MRLFLTAGPGPDGPWHDVAIDCDDDADVRAVAARLADLDVPSRAGAAVARVRDTGRRLGVVIDESEPVAATASGSVPRLFVGSLELDPAQPVAASALRNGALVGLGAPPALTLAEPTGVIEVRVVSGPGAGTVRRLGLGVHLLGPGAAASVRLEEPSPSVEIEVGSRGDVHVQPVPGTTDEPVPAPVRTRPLDGPIVVRRRGPEASAPAVRRRRRRKSAVPDTPLPDHADVDPDAERAPVELDRLPLTTRSVWEPGTPLTVGASLLEVAVPTAPDASLSPSPTGATMDYNRPPRLLPPPRLTDFALPKEPSRPARQALPILVVIAPMIMGLAMFMITQRVQTLLFIALSPLLMIANWWQGRKTQGARYVDQVREYEERRARVEAAAFEALLEERAARRVDAADAAEVLLQATGPRSRLWERRALDTDWLTVRIGTADQPSEVVLTDPAREKHQGTLVWTAPDVPVTISLLDSGVTGIAARDGLAQRIAQGLLGQVTTWHSPADVRVVLLTASQDADRWAWVRWLPHVRAGSSAGPIAAVGTDEETTARRVADLVALLEARREAADADRGLTRFESVLVVLDGARALRLLPGMVGLLRTGPSYGFTFLCLDSDVTLLPEECRTVVSSAYGALRVETTGRPMVEGVRADLVPDAWCERVARALAPVHDVSSAGAVSAVPRTSRLLSVLRIDPPTADTVAAGWARGGRTTSAIIGEIADGPFSVDLRTDGPHGLVAGTTGSGKSELLQTLIASLAVGNRPDEMTFVLIDYKGGAAFKDCAHLPHTVGMVTDLDGHLTSRALESLGAELRRREHQLADAGAKDIDDYLAARGPDDAPMPRLLIVIDEFAALVTELPDFVTGLVDIARRGRSLGTHLVLATQRPAGVVSAEIKSNTNLRIALRVTDPGDSQDVIESDVAAHIEPSLPGRAYARLGHAQLIPFQSSRVGGRPPGEGPASVSVRDLSWSTLGIPGPRVQAVDEEGIETPTDLATLVAAVTAATTQLGIPHQPSPWLAALPDVVLLDDLPIPPLERGRIPALPLGTADLPALQRQENATWDLVAGGHLAVIGQTRAGRSSALRLLAADIGLATSPLDVHLYGIDCGNGALLPLLTLPHTGAVVTRDQPDRLRRLLALLGREVSRRQQMLAAGGFADIIEQRTHAAPDDRLPYLVVMLDRWEGYVAAYEGSDGGIMIEQVVSLLREGVAVGLRAVLTGDRSMLVGRMGMALEDRIMLRMPSADDFSYVGMRQRDVPTRMPAGRAFRSGENAVEMQLALLDEDPSGTAQVAALQRIAATARDAAGPIPAPLRPARVDELPPALTWSDALELRDEAASPGRLLVGVGGDSLSVREHDVDMDGPGYLVVGPQRSGRSTALLATLTDALEARWQVTVVAPRRSPLRDLAGRPGIRAVLTADSTADELKAALDTRGRRLLVIDDFEVLGGEHALSVVADDYLKQIRDSGDAIAVACGIDEVSGMYRGVTATLRKSRGGLILAPRSAADGDILGSRLPRSIGAAVPVGRGIRVRSGAWEWVQVPRPPDP; translated from the coding sequence GTGCGCCTGTTCCTGACGGCGGGGCCGGGGCCCGACGGCCCGTGGCACGACGTCGCGATCGACTGCGACGACGACGCGGACGTGCGGGCCGTCGCCGCGCGCCTGGCCGACCTCGACGTGCCGTCCCGCGCCGGCGCGGCCGTCGCGCGCGTCCGCGACACGGGCCGGCGGCTCGGCGTCGTCATCGACGAGTCCGAGCCCGTCGCGGCGACGGCGAGCGGCAGCGTCCCGCGGCTCTTCGTGGGCTCCCTCGAGCTGGACCCGGCGCAGCCGGTCGCGGCCAGCGCGCTGCGCAACGGAGCCCTCGTGGGCCTGGGGGCGCCTCCGGCGCTCACGCTGGCGGAGCCCACGGGCGTCATCGAGGTCCGGGTGGTCTCCGGACCGGGGGCCGGGACCGTGCGGCGGCTCGGGCTCGGCGTGCACCTGCTCGGTCCCGGCGCCGCGGCCTCGGTCCGGCTGGAGGAGCCCTCGCCGTCGGTGGAGATCGAGGTGGGCTCGCGCGGTGACGTGCACGTGCAGCCGGTGCCCGGGACCACGGACGAGCCCGTCCCCGCGCCGGTGCGGACCCGGCCGCTCGACGGCCCGATCGTCGTGCGCCGGCGCGGCCCGGAAGCCAGCGCCCCGGCGGTCCGCCGACGTCGCCGCCGCAAGTCCGCCGTCCCGGACACCCCGCTGCCCGACCACGCGGACGTCGACCCCGACGCCGAGCGCGCACCGGTCGAGCTCGACCGGCTCCCGCTGACCACCCGCTCCGTCTGGGAGCCGGGCACCCCGCTGACCGTCGGGGCGAGCCTGCTCGAGGTGGCCGTGCCGACGGCTCCCGACGCCTCGCTGTCGCCGAGCCCCACGGGCGCGACGATGGACTACAACCGGCCGCCGCGGCTGCTCCCGCCACCGCGCCTGACGGACTTCGCGCTCCCCAAGGAACCGTCGCGTCCGGCGCGCCAGGCCCTGCCGATCCTGGTGGTCATCGCCCCGATGATCATGGGCCTGGCGATGTTCATGATCACCCAGCGCGTCCAGACGCTGCTCTTCATCGCGCTGTCGCCGTTGCTGATGATCGCCAACTGGTGGCAGGGCCGCAAGACGCAGGGCGCGCGGTACGTCGACCAGGTCCGCGAGTACGAGGAGCGCCGCGCACGGGTGGAGGCAGCCGCCTTCGAGGCGCTGCTCGAGGAGCGCGCCGCCCGCCGCGTCGACGCCGCGGATGCCGCGGAGGTCCTGCTGCAGGCGACGGGTCCGCGATCGCGGCTCTGGGAGCGGCGGGCGCTCGACACGGACTGGCTGACGGTGCGGATCGGGACGGCGGACCAGCCCAGCGAGGTGGTCCTGACCGATCCCGCGCGGGAGAAGCACCAGGGCACGCTCGTGTGGACCGCCCCGGACGTCCCGGTCACCATCTCGCTGCTCGACTCCGGGGTGACGGGCATCGCCGCCCGTGACGGGCTCGCCCAGCGGATCGCCCAGGGGCTGCTCGGGCAGGTGACCACCTGGCACAGTCCCGCGGACGTGCGCGTGGTGCTGCTGACCGCATCGCAGGACGCGGACCGCTGGGCGTGGGTGCGCTGGTTGCCGCACGTGCGTGCGGGGTCCAGCGCGGGCCCGATCGCGGCCGTCGGCACCGACGAGGAGACAACCGCAAGACGAGTCGCGGACCTGGTCGCCCTCCTCGAGGCGCGGCGTGAGGCGGCCGACGCCGACCGCGGGCTGACCCGGTTCGAGTCCGTGCTCGTGGTGCTCGACGGTGCGCGCGCGCTGCGGCTGCTGCCCGGGATGGTCGGGCTCCTGCGGACCGGCCCGTCGTACGGGTTCACGTTCCTGTGCCTCGACTCCGACGTGACGCTGCTCCCCGAGGAGTGCCGGACGGTGGTGAGCAGCGCGTACGGCGCGCTGCGCGTCGAGACGACGGGTCGTCCGATGGTCGAGGGGGTCCGGGCGGACCTCGTCCCCGACGCCTGGTGCGAACGTGTCGCACGCGCCCTGGCACCCGTGCACGACGTGAGCTCGGCCGGAGCGGTCTCGGCCGTGCCGCGCACGAGCCGGCTGCTGTCCGTGCTGCGCATCGACCCGCCGACTGCGGACACGGTCGCCGCCGGCTGGGCCCGCGGCGGACGCACCACGTCCGCGATCATCGGGGAGATCGCGGACGGCCCGTTCAGCGTCGACCTGCGGACCGACGGCCCCCACGGGCTGGTCGCGGGGACCACGGGCTCCGGCAAGTCCGAGCTGCTGCAGACCCTCATCGCGTCGCTCGCCGTCGGCAACCGTCCCGACGAGATGACGTTCGTGCTGATCGACTACAAGGGCGGTGCCGCGTTCAAGGACTGCGCGCACCTGCCGCACACGGTCGGCATGGTGACGGACCTCGACGGGCACCTCACGTCCCGCGCGCTCGAGTCGCTCGGAGCCGAGCTCCGCCGCCGCGAGCACCAGCTGGCCGACGCCGGCGCCAAGGATATCGACGACTACCTCGCCGCACGCGGCCCGGACGACGCGCCGATGCCGCGGCTGCTCATCGTCATCGACGAGTTCGCGGCCCTGGTGACGGAGCTGCCGGACTTCGTGACGGGTCTGGTGGACATCGCGCGGCGTGGCCGCTCGCTCGGCACGCACCTGGTGCTCGCGACCCAGCGCCCCGCGGGTGTGGTGTCGGCGGAGATCAAGTCGAACACCAACCTGCGGATCGCCCTGCGGGTGACCGACCCGGGGGACAGCCAGGACGTCATCGAGTCGGACGTGGCCGCGCACATTGAGCCGAGCCTGCCGGGCCGGGCCTACGCCCGCCTCGGGCACGCCCAGCTGATCCCGTTCCAGTCCTCCCGGGTCGGTGGTCGGCCGCCCGGCGAGGGGCCTGCCTCCGTCAGCGTGCGGGACCTGTCGTGGAGCACGCTCGGTATCCCCGGGCCGCGCGTGCAGGCCGTCGACGAGGAGGGCATCGAGACCCCGACGGACCTGGCGACCCTCGTCGCCGCGGTCACGGCCGCGACGACGCAGCTCGGCATCCCGCACCAGCCCAGCCCGTGGCTCGCGGCGCTGCCGGACGTCGTCCTGCTCGACGACCTGCCCATCCCGCCGCTGGAGCGCGGCCGGATCCCCGCCCTCCCGCTCGGTACCGCGGACCTGCCCGCGCTGCAGCGGCAGGAGAACGCCACGTGGGACCTCGTCGCCGGGGGACACCTGGCCGTCATCGGCCAGACCCGGGCCGGCCGGTCGAGCGCCCTGCGGCTGCTCGCCGCGGACATCGGGCTGGCCACGTCGCCGCTCGACGTCCACCTCTACGGGATCGACTGCGGGAACGGAGCGCTGCTGCCGCTCCTGACGCTGCCGCACACGGGCGCCGTGGTCACGCGCGACCAGCCCGACCGGCTGCGTCGTCTGCTCGCCCTCCTCGGGCGCGAGGTGTCCCGACGCCAGCAGATGCTCGCGGCGGGCGGCTTCGCCGACATCATCGAGCAACGCACCCACGCGGCCCCGGACGACCGCCTGCCCTACCTCGTGGTGATGCTCGACCGCTGGGAGGGCTACGTCGCGGCGTACGAGGGCTCCGACGGCGGGATCATGATCGAGCAGGTGGTCTCGCTCCTGCGCGAGGGCGTCGCGGTCGGGCTGCGTGCCGTGCTGACCGGCGACCGGTCCATGCTCGTCGGCCGGATGGGCATGGCGCTCGAGGACCGGATCATGCTCCGGATGCCGTCGGCCGACGACTTCTCGTACGTCGGCATGCGGCAGCGCGACGTCCCCACCCGGATGCCTGCCGGGCGGGCGTTCCGCAGCGGGGAGAACGCGGTCGAGATGCAGCTGGCACTGCTGGACGAGGACCCGTCGGGCACCGCCCAGGTCGCCGCCCTCCAGCGCATCGCGGCCACCGCCCGCGACGCGGCCGGTCCCATCCCGGCGCCGTTGCGACCGGCACGCGTCGACGAGCTGCCTCCCGCGCTCACCTGGTCGGACGCCCTCGAGCTGCGCGACGAGGCCGCGTCGCCCGGTCGCCTGCTGGTCGGCGTCGGCGGCGACTCGCTCAGCGTCCGCGAGCACGACGTCGACATGGACGGTCCCGGCTACCTCGTCGTGGGCCCGCAGCGCTCGGGACGCAGCACGGCGCTGCTCGCGACCCTGACGGACGCGCTCGAGGCGCGGTGGCAGGTCACGGTCGTCGCCCCGCGGCGCAGCCCCCTGCGCGACCTGGCCGGCCGGCCCGGCATCCGCGCGGTGCTCACGGCCGACAGCACGGCGGACGAGCTCAAGGCCGCGCTCGACACCCGCGGTCGCCGTCTCCTGGTGATCGACGACTTCGAGGTGCTCGGCGGCGAGCACGCGCTGTCGGTCGTCGCGGACGACTACCTCAAGCAGATCCGGGACAGCGGCGACGCGATCGCGGTGGCGTGCGGGATCGACGAGGTCTCCGGCATGTACCGGGGCGTGACGGCGACGTTGCGCAAGTCGCGCGGCGGACTCATCCTGGCGCCGCGCTCGGCGGCCGACGGCGACATCCTGGGGTCGCGTCTGCCGCGGTCCATCGGAGCGGCCGTCCCGGTCGGGCGCGGCATCCGGGTGAGGTCCGGCGCGTGGGAGTGGGTCCAGGTCCCGCGGCCTCCGGACCCCTGA
- a CDS encoding LysM peptidoglycan-binding domain-containing protein, whose translation MSTHLDPDRPARPAPTERGPERFLQAAPTESRPSRVSSIGSALLLLGLVVGVPVALIALGGVPELPTSLPTREQLTGTLGAAQLLSVLVWVVWLAWLQFTVCVAVEFRSALRGVGLPTRVPLAGPSQRAARVLVASVLLLVTAAGQATAAVAPSVAEHLATPTAVTSTAVAGQVSEPAPQAVAPVEQTAAVGEVTYHLGDMVLSAEEGAELVGKRVYVVQPPDGRYHDNLWDIAERTTGDGRRYQEIYELNKGRDQPDGHELSLARLIYPNWLLVMPEDAVGVERVTAVTAPAPQVAPAPAPVAPTTPAPATAEASTATESATATATLDERRGGVDLGGLLGAGLLAAGLVVAVDQLRRRRRTPEPSEAAVEAEVALRVGADPERATRLDGALRTLGATLREAGRDLPPVYAAVVDDAALTLHLAPAVADAPAPWVAEQDGARWVLSGRDRAPVPRQAVAPFPGLVSLGRDSSGADVLVDLEAAQGPISVVGDSVVAAEVVAAIAAELATNRWSDDVRVTGVDLPGGLTALGPRRYRSVRTASDVLPALAERQVDLIGGDVLSGRLRRAGESGWVPEYVVLGTPPDPATVDHLLRLTGTTLRAPLGVVCAGDLPGARWRLEVDSAGSLTVDLLDVSVRANRLTPALAAAVAELLTEEPPAVVDPARVARNEEQVARPVPPVVLRPVEPADLAGAPVRVRVLGTPLVTAPHPLDAERVSLCTELVVHLALQPEGVHPTVLGAALWPRGVTAAVRDATIERARDWLGTDRSGVPHLRKREDGKLVLGPDVVLDWDVVCTLAARSRTRTSEAEERRDLMAALRLVQGGVLARRPPGRYAWIARVRVERAARDLLVDAAHRLAVICSHDDDPAGARAAAWAGLAVAPTEEVLWRDVLRAAFATGGADEVRSVAAEMEMTLHSAGVTEIGAPTVALLEELAPGPLDSRLQGSA comes from the coding sequence ATGAGTACCCACCTGGACCCGGACCGCCCGGCCCGGCCGGCACCGACCGAGCGCGGGCCGGAGCGGTTCCTGCAGGCCGCGCCCACCGAGAGCCGCCCGTCGCGGGTTTCCTCGATCGGGTCGGCCCTGCTGCTGCTCGGCCTCGTGGTCGGCGTGCCCGTGGCGCTGATCGCCCTCGGTGGCGTTCCCGAGCTGCCGACCTCGCTGCCCACCCGCGAGCAGCTCACCGGCACCCTGGGCGCCGCCCAGCTCCTGAGCGTGCTCGTCTGGGTCGTCTGGCTGGCCTGGCTGCAGTTCACGGTGTGCGTGGCCGTCGAGTTCCGTTCCGCGCTGCGGGGCGTCGGGCTCCCCACCCGTGTGCCGCTCGCCGGTCCCAGCCAGCGCGCCGCGCGCGTCCTCGTCGCCTCCGTCCTGCTGCTGGTCACCGCCGCCGGCCAGGCGACCGCCGCGGTCGCCCCGAGCGTCGCGGAGCACCTGGCCACGCCGACCGCGGTGACGTCCACCGCCGTCGCAGGGCAGGTCAGCGAGCCCGCGCCGCAGGCCGTGGCGCCCGTCGAGCAGACGGCTGCCGTAGGGGAGGTGACCTATCACCTGGGTGACATGGTGCTCAGCGCGGAGGAGGGCGCCGAGCTGGTGGGCAAGCGGGTGTACGTGGTGCAGCCCCCCGACGGCCGGTACCACGACAACCTCTGGGACATCGCCGAGCGGACGACCGGTGACGGACGCCGCTACCAGGAGATCTACGAGCTCAACAAGGGACGGGACCAGCCCGACGGGCATGAGCTGTCGCTCGCGCGACTGATCTACCCCAACTGGCTCCTCGTGATGCCCGAGGACGCAGTCGGCGTCGAGCGCGTCACCGCGGTGACCGCGCCGGCACCTCAGGTCGCCCCCGCTCCGGCCCCCGTCGCACCCACCACGCCGGCACCGGCGACGGCCGAGGCGAGCACGGCGACCGAGTCCGCGACCGCGACCGCGACGCTCGACGAGCGGCGTGGCGGTGTCGACCTGGGCGGGCTGCTCGGTGCGGGACTGCTCGCCGCCGGCCTCGTGGTCGCGGTGGACCAGCTGCGGCGACGTCGGCGGACCCCGGAGCCGTCCGAGGCGGCCGTCGAGGCCGAGGTCGCCCTGCGCGTGGGCGCCGACCCCGAGCGCGCCACCCGGCTGGACGGCGCGCTCCGCACGCTCGGCGCGACGCTGCGCGAGGCGGGCCGGGACCTGCCGCCGGTCTACGCGGCCGTCGTCGATGACGCAGCGCTCACGCTGCACCTCGCGCCCGCCGTGGCTGACGCGCCGGCGCCGTGGGTGGCCGAGCAGGACGGCGCCCGCTGGGTGCTCTCCGGCCGGGACCGCGCACCGGTGCCGCGGCAGGCCGTCGCGCCGTTCCCGGGACTCGTGTCTCTCGGACGCGACTCGTCGGGGGCCGACGTCCTCGTCGACCTCGAGGCCGCGCAGGGCCCGATCAGCGTCGTGGGCGACTCCGTGGTCGCCGCCGAGGTCGTCGCGGCGATCGCCGCCGAGCTGGCGACCAACCGGTGGTCCGACGACGTCCGGGTCACCGGCGTGGACCTGCCGGGCGGCCTCACGGCGCTCGGCCCGCGACGCTACCGGTCCGTGCGCACCGCCTCGGACGTCCTGCCCGCCCTCGCGGAGCGCCAGGTGGACCTCATCGGCGGCGACGTCCTGAGCGGACGGCTGCGGCGCGCGGGGGAGAGCGGCTGGGTGCCGGAGTACGTCGTGCTCGGCACGCCGCCGGACCCGGCGACCGTCGACCACCTGCTCCGGCTCACCGGCACCACCCTGCGGGCACCGCTCGGTGTCGTGTGCGCGGGTGACCTGCCCGGTGCCCGGTGGCGCCTGGAGGTCGACAGCGCCGGTTCGCTGACGGTCGACCTCCTGGACGTGTCGGTCCGGGCCAACCGGCTCACGCCGGCGCTCGCCGCGGCCGTTGCCGAGCTCCTGACCGAGGAGCCGCCGGCCGTCGTGGACCCGGCGCGCGTCGCCCGGAACGAGGAGCAGGTCGCACGGCCGGTCCCCCCGGTCGTCCTGCGTCCGGTCGAGCCGGCCGACCTGGCCGGTGCGCCGGTGCGCGTTCGGGTGCTCGGCACGCCGCTGGTGACCGCACCCCACCCGCTCGACGCCGAGCGCGTGAGCCTGTGCACCGAGCTCGTCGTGCACCTGGCTCTCCAGCCGGAGGGTGTGCACCCCACGGTCCTGGGCGCCGCGTTGTGGCCCCGGGGCGTGACCGCCGCGGTGCGCGACGCGACGATCGAGCGCGCCCGCGACTGGCTCGGCACGGACCGGTCGGGCGTGCCGCACCTGCGCAAGCGCGAGGACGGCAAGCTCGTCCTCGGGCCCGACGTGGTGCTCGACTGGGACGTCGTCTGCACGCTGGCCGCCCGGTCCCGCACGCGGACCAGCGAGGCCGAGGAGCGGCGCGACCTGATGGCCGCGCTGCGGCTGGTGCAGGGCGGTGTGCTCGCCCGCCGTCCCCCCGGCCGGTACGCGTGGATCGCGCGGGTCCGGGTCGAGCGCGCCGCGCGCGACCTGCTGGTCGACGCGGCCCACCGGCTCGCCGTCATCTGCTCGCACGACGACGACCCGGCCGGTGCCCGCGCCGCCGCGTGGGCCGGACTGGCGGTGGCGCCGACGGAGGAGGTGCTGTGGCGCGACGTGCTGCGTGCGGCGTTCGCCACCGGCGGCGCGGACGAGGTGCGCTCGGTCGCCGCCGAGATGGAGATGACCCTGCACTCTGCCGGGGTCACCGAGATCGGCGCCCCCACCGTGGCGCTGCTCGAGGAGCTCGCGCCCGGACCGCTCGACTCCCGGCTGCAGGGCTCCGCATGA
- a CDS encoding pilus assembly protein TadG-related protein encodes MYVIGLIVMLMVVAGLVVDGGRAVNARAALSDDAEQAARAGANQLDLAALRGSGEVRIDPAAAESAAEDFLLVRGYAPDEIVADADANRVRVDIEQDVPTQLLSLVLIRSFHVTGGATARAAVGIDSEIAGAP; translated from the coding sequence GTGTACGTCATCGGGCTGATCGTCATGCTCATGGTCGTCGCCGGGCTCGTGGTCGATGGCGGCCGCGCGGTCAACGCCCGGGCCGCCCTGTCCGACGACGCCGAGCAGGCCGCCCGCGCGGGCGCCAACCAGCTGGACCTGGCTGCGCTGCGGGGCAGCGGCGAGGTGCGGATCGACCCCGCCGCGGCCGAGTCCGCGGCAGAGGACTTCCTCCTGGTGCGCGGCTACGCGCCCGACGAGATCGTCGCGGACGCGGATGCGAACCGGGTCCGCGTCGACATCGAGCAGGACGTGCCGACACAGCTGCTGTCGCTCGTCCTGATCCGTTCGTTCCATGTCACCGGCGGTGCGACTGCTCGCGCCGCCGTCGGGATCGACTCCGAGATTGCGGGAGCACCATGA
- a CDS encoding TadE/TadG family type IV pilus assembly protein gives MAVEIVVLVPMLVLVMVLIVAFGRYVTTEGDAQAAAREAVRAASLQRDEPSALAAAQSAAQASTPDSLVCAPAELRGAFVAGGTVTVELACTVSWSNLGLIGLTGTADVTASSSAPLDLYRRTGAP, from the coding sequence ATGGCCGTCGAGATCGTCGTGCTCGTCCCCATGCTCGTGCTCGTCATGGTGCTCATCGTGGCGTTCGGGCGCTACGTGACCACGGAGGGTGACGCGCAGGCGGCCGCGCGCGAGGCCGTGCGTGCCGCGTCCCTGCAGCGCGACGAGCCGAGCGCCCTCGCCGCGGCACAGTCGGCCGCGCAGGCCAGCACACCGGACTCGCTCGTCTGCGCGCCGGCCGAGCTGCGCGGGGCGTTCGTCGCCGGCGGCACGGTGACCGTCGAGCTCGCGTGCACGGTCTCGTGGTCCAACCTCGGCCTGATCGGTCTGACCGGCACGGCCGACGTCACGGCGTCGAGCTCGGCACCGCTGGACCTCTACCGCCGGACTGGTGCGCCGTGA
- a CDS encoding TadE family protein → MTGPGRRRAGARAPRFSGDAGASSIELVMYTPILMLVTFLIVQFALTWHGQEIAGVVAREAAREARIGGGTPQSLDDGEAKGRQYATVVGGNALRNVTVDVVLLGDDRVRATVTGRSVELVPGFAPRVRAEVEGPVETFRPDL, encoded by the coding sequence GTGACCGGGCCGGGGCGCAGGCGCGCTGGCGCCCGCGCCCCCCGGTTCTCCGGCGACGCGGGAGCCTCGTCGATCGAGCTCGTGATGTACACGCCGATCCTCATGCTGGTGACCTTCCTGATCGTGCAGTTCGCGCTGACCTGGCACGGGCAGGAGATCGCGGGCGTCGTGGCGCGGGAAGCCGCCCGTGAGGCGCGGATCGGCGGGGGGACCCCGCAGTCCCTGGACGACGGCGAGGCGAAGGGCAGGCAGTACGCGACGGTGGTGGGGGGCAATGCGCTGCGCAACGTGACCGTCGACGTCGTGCTCCTCGGCGACGACCGGGTGCGGGCCACCGTGACCGGTCGATCGGTCGAGCTCGTGCCCGGGTTCGCCCCTCGGGTGCGCGCCGAGGTCGAGGGCCCCGTCGAGACGTTCCGGCCGGACCTGTGA
- a CDS encoding type II secretion system F family protein, which translates to MIGALLGGAVAGLGLLLIVLVVAPPGRRPGAALARLDLQRTEARERAGILAVDPSAASGPGWVHDLGRRSAATLAGSGIQLGGLRSDLAVVGRPLDLHLASTVIAAVVGLVAPVLVSVLLLLVRVPLAVPVPAVASIVVAMIAAAVPTLVVRGKARARRRDFRHVVGSFLDLVAMSLAGGRGVPEALQAASELSDGWAMIRIRDALGTARLRGQTPWSALGDLGTELRIDELRDLAAALALVAEDGARVRESLAARAGSMRRRELSDSEGRAGESSQSMMVAQLLLCVGFLIFLMYPALVTVLGGL; encoded by the coding sequence ATGATCGGCGCGCTCCTGGGAGGAGCGGTCGCGGGCCTCGGCCTCCTCCTGATCGTCCTGGTGGTCGCACCGCCCGGTCGTCGACCCGGGGCGGCCCTCGCCCGGCTCGACCTGCAGCGCACGGAGGCTCGCGAGCGTGCGGGCATCCTGGCCGTCGACCCCTCCGCCGCGTCGGGCCCCGGGTGGGTGCACGACCTCGGCCGGCGCTCCGCCGCCACGCTCGCCGGCTCGGGGATCCAGCTGGGCGGCCTGCGTTCCGACCTGGCGGTCGTCGGCCGCCCGCTCGACCTGCACCTGGCCTCCACGGTGATCGCCGCCGTCGTCGGGCTCGTCGCGCCGGTCCTCGTCTCGGTGCTGCTCCTCCTGGTGCGGGTGCCGTTGGCCGTGCCGGTCCCGGCCGTCGCGAGCATCGTGGTCGCGATGATCGCCGCCGCGGTGCCGACGCTCGTCGTGCGCGGCAAGGCCCGAGCGCGGCGGCGGGACTTCCGGCACGTCGTCGGGTCGTTCCTCGACCTCGTCGCGATGAGCCTCGCCGGTGGGCGCGGCGTGCCCGAGGCGCTCCAGGCGGCCTCGGAGCTGAGCGACGGCTGGGCGATGATCCGCATCCGTGATGCGCTCGGCACCGCGCGGCTGCGGGGGCAGACCCCGTGGTCCGCGCTCGGTGACCTCGGCACGGAGCTGCGCATCGACGAGCTCCGTGACCTCGCCGCCGCTCTCGCGCTCGTCGCGGAGGACGGTGCACGGGTGCGTGAGTCGCTCGCGGCGCGCGCGGGCTCGATGCGTCGGCGGGAGCTGTCCGACTCGGAGGGTCGTGCCGGAGAGAGCTCGCAGTCGATGATGGTCGCGCAGCTTCTGCTCTGCGTCGGCTTCCTGATCTTCCTGATGTACCCCGCGCTGGTGACCGTGCTCGGAGGGCTGTAG
- a CDS encoding type II secretion system F family protein, whose translation MSSTTVLMIVMGGVIGGGIVLFVAAMRPTHRPPRVAGGRNLVERLGRRTLIAIGVGLVVLVGTAWPVAAVASAALVLAAPALFGGAKTEREAMARLEGLATWTESLRDTIAGAVGLEQAIPATAYAASPAIRPQLRMVVDRLRVRTPLAVALRRLADDLDDPSADMVVAALILNSKLRGPGLRQVLTSLSEAARAELEMRQRVTAGRSATRRSSQIVMAFSVGVIALLTIVNPSYVAPYDSPTGQVVLLVVVACFAGGFFWMKRLSGIDTPRRFLVVEEDA comes from the coding sequence ATGTCCAGCACCACCGTTCTCATGATCGTGATGGGCGGCGTCATCGGTGGGGGCATCGTGCTGTTCGTGGCGGCGATGCGACCGACGCACCGCCCGCCGCGCGTGGCGGGCGGACGGAACCTGGTCGAGCGCCTCGGGCGCCGCACGCTGATCGCGATCGGGGTCGGCCTGGTCGTCCTGGTCGGGACGGCGTGGCCCGTCGCCGCGGTGGCGTCCGCCGCGCTGGTCCTCGCCGCGCCCGCTCTCTTCGGCGGCGCCAAGACGGAGCGCGAGGCGATGGCCAGGCTCGAGGGGCTCGCGACGTGGACCGAGTCGCTGCGGGACACGATCGCCGGTGCCGTCGGGCTCGAGCAGGCCATTCCCGCGACGGCCTACGCCGCCTCCCCGGCCATCCGCCCCCAGCTGCGCATGGTGGTGGACCGGCTGCGCGTCCGCACACCGCTGGCGGTCGCGCTCCGGCGGCTCGCGGACGACCTCGACGACCCGAGCGCCGACATGGTGGTGGCTGCCCTGATCCTCAACTCCAAGCTGCGCGGGCCCGGTCTGCGCCAGGTGCTGACGTCCCTGTCGGAGGCCGCACGTGCCGAGCTCGAGATGCGCCAGCGCGTCACGGCGGGACGCTCCGCGACCCGTCGTTCCTCGCAGATCGTGATGGCGTTCTCGGTGGGTGTGATCGCCCTGCTCACCATCGTGAACCCGTCCTACGTGGCGCCGTACGACTCGCCGACCGGCCAGGTGGTCCTGCTCGTCGTGGTGGCGTGCTTCGCCGGCGGGTTCTTCTGGATGAAGCGGCTGTCCGGGATCGACACGCCGCGTCGGTTCCTCGTGGTGGAGGAGGACGCATGA